Part of the Capsicum annuum cultivar UCD-10X-F1 unplaced genomic scaffold, UCD10Xv1.1 ctg3154, whole genome shotgun sequence genome, ATCCGCAAAACTTTCTAGTATTGTGTTGTTAATCTCGAACAAAAcagtattaattatattttatatttatatatcaattatataCTGATTTTGTACATGGTTTTGAATCACAATTCATAGTATCTTTTATTGTGCTGTTATACTTGAGTTTTGTAGTAAATGTCAAGATTTATTCGAGATTTGTTAATGTAACATTTTTGTTTCTTGTCCTTTGGATTATTTTACtatctcttctttcttttacctaaattttgaactattttgttgTAGTTCTTTTCCCTTAATATCTGGTGCTTTGCGTACTTATCTGATGTTTTTTTGTACTCCCTATTCTTTTATCTAAACTGCTTAGGACTGTTTTCCTTGAGCTGAGGTTCCGGAATAAAGCTCACAAGCTCTGAGATAGGGGTAAAgattgcgtacactttacctAAGATTGTGTACACTCTACCTTTTCGAGCCTCCATTTTGTGGGACTATTCTATGTATGATGTTGTTGTCGTAGATGTTTGTTGCCGCCATATTTCCATTTCTAACAATTATGCTATGTGATTCGAATCAAAGTTCTTATTCGTTCTTATTTTGTGACAACACATATTAATATTTGGGTTTACATGATACagaacaaaacaaaagaaattaaGCGCGGATGTGgacatactattatgtcatggTTTATCAGTTGTAATATTTAATACGTATAACTGACTTCTATTACTActtcttgtatatatataaatatagttgttgatgtcatagCTTCATTTCATCGATTTGTTGAGAAGGATATGATGACTGATTAGAAATATCCCATGAAAGATGAAACAGTACTAGCGTGGTCCGTTCCTGTGAGTATTCCTTTTCTACAATACAACTGCCTAAGACGATGAATTAGGAGTGTGAACGGGGTGTTGATTATACCGTGCTTGCACTTTTCAAAAAGTGGAATTTTTTCTAATCAAATCACCGAATATCTAGTGATTTTTTAATAGATTTCTATGATAAAACAGCTATATGCAATTGTATTacttattatcatcttcatttcATGTATATTCGAAGGAGGGATGTCTATGATCTTCACCAGAGTGTTCTAGGTAATTCCATTTTagagatatttttcttttagtgtttTCTTTTAGAGTGAATTGTTCAAGAAAGGATACACAATAAAAATGTTTCAAATGGGTCATAGATCATACATTCCTACGGAGGTAAATTGACATTTCCTTCACACATTAATTATTTGAGCATAGTGTACTATAATTTGCATCTTGTggattctatttctttttctgcttaCAAAGTCATCCTATCGTGGTGCAAATGTATGAACAACACATTCCCATGTTGAATTTGAGAAAGtgtctttcaacttttttttgtGTGGTTCATGCTCCTTTATTGCATTTGTAGCCCTGCAGTAAATGTAAAGATTTCTAAAGAAACTGTTATTGAGTTTAAATTGTTTATGACACTGTGCGGCTATTAGATGATGACTATTGGAAGTTGGTGTTCTTTGTTCTTGTTCAGTTTAATTTGATTGTACACTGATCACTTAGACTTATATGCACTTCCAATGGGTAccacataaaattcataattctGTAAGAACAAAACTCATTTTTGTTAAATTTTGCATCATAATGGATAGAACTTTGGATATCCTCCTAAGAGCTTAACGTGTCCTACCTTCAAGTTTGCTGTAAGGAAAGTGGTCTTTCATTAGTGAACAGCAGAGCAGCATATGAATTCAACTACAGTGATCATAAAAAAGGTGAgggttcataatttttttattgtgtaCTATGGAAAGTCATTATACTTAGAGGAATCTTTTGAAACATCAACTAATTActccatatatttttattttgtaaatgtTCAGAAGACAGTGAGGAGCAATATGGCTTAAAAATTGTCTAGATATGTTGCTGGAATCTCAGTGATAAAGCTTGTGGATGTTCTTGAATTGAGTTACACGTCAGAAGATAAGCATCATCCTTGTGTATAGATATGTGGTAGATTTCCTAATATTTTTGAAGGATATTATACTGAGGAATATGTTTTTTGatatttacttttttcttcttattgcTATGAGTTTATCCAAGATGATTTGTCTGATGCAGTAGTTACTAGGATGGAGGTAATTGATGATGTCTGTTGGATGATTATTGCTGATATTGTATTATTCTCACCTGGAGGCAACTTGAAGATTATTGAAAGGTAAAATCTATTTGCCATGATTAGGAGAGACAataatagatattttaatttgagaTACTAAACAAATTGTTCCTACCCCACcgatatatataaaatagtacaATGATGTAGTTACATTGTTTCGGAAAATTAATGTCCATTTTTGAAATTAGAACATATAACTTTATGCGCATTGCTTGTCTTCCAGGTAGAATGTTCTAACTGCATATTGAGGACAGAAAGAATAATATATTAAAGTTGGAAAAGGGTGAATACATTGCTCCCTAGAAAATTGAGAATGTTTATGCATAATGCTAATTTATTGCacaatgctatgtatatgttgaGCAGATAATACACTTCTTTTTATGGAATCATTAAACAATGTCCATCACTTATTGTTTCTCTAACACAGGTGATATCCTTAAGTCATGTTTAGTAGCAGTAGTTTGTGTCGAGCCAGATATCTTGAAGGAACAACATCGGCTAAGGAAATCAAGGTAGGTCTTAATTTTCAATATTGCAGTAACATCTTATGAATGCTTCACTTAAATCAAACTTGTGTGGAGGTCATCATTAGAATTATGTGTTGCATTACAATTACCTTCATATTTTGAGTGTGATATATGtggaataattattaaaatactggaataaaatatacaaagagaaaaatcaaaaagGGTAAACATTCATAAAGAATTTACATAATATCTAACTTTCTCCTATATACTTACTGAAACAACAAAGAACTTTTATTATCTATTTGACAGCAAAAAAAAAAGAGCTAAGTCTAACCCTCAAcaaattgatgatattgttgaccCTGTTATGCCCTTTGGATCAGATCAGATTCAATCTACACTCAAATTACGATAAACTTCTTTGAACACTACATTAGTTGCTTCCTTTGAAACTTCTCCTTCATCATCATATGTAAAAATCTTTAATCCTTGTCTTCGTGTCACCCGTGATAGTTCAATATATAGTTGGCCATGTGTGAACACTGCTTTCTTCAAATATAGCCCAACATGAGATAAAGATTGTCCTTGGCTCCTATTGATAGTCATGGCAAATGATACAACTATTGGAAACTTCCTTCTTTGAAACTTAAAGGGTATTCTTAAATCAGACGGAGTCAGTGACATTCTTGGTATGAAAACCTTTTGTCCAATCGTTTGTCCTGATAAGACCTTTTCCTCGATAACCCAATTTTCAATTCTTGTGATAATTAATCTTGTTCAATTACAAAGTTCTGAAGATTGATCTATATTTCTCAATAACATTACGGGTACACCAACTTTTAAAGTGATGGCATGATTTGGTATTCCAGAGCATTTTATAGTAATCAGAAATTCAGGAGTATGTACTTGTTCCAAACCTGTAAATGTCTCTTCTGAAAGACATATTGTATCTGAATTGAAGAAGGTTGTTACTTCACTTTGATTGAGCAATATCATATGTTCATTGATTGATTCTACCATGTCAAGTGTGGGAGCAAGAATTGCTCTTTTCTGTAAGTATGTTACATCACTGCAATGTGAATAAAAATCTGGATATGTACTGTTGACAATGGCAGAAATAGGATCTTCACAATCACTAATAAGAACATCATCAGGTATAGAAACTTTTCCAATTCCATCAATTGAATTACCAATCATACCATCTCCAACCGCTAAAATCCAATTGCAAATTCTATTCAATCATTCAAATCTAATTCATGATTACCTTCTAACCTCATATTCATTGTTAGCTTTAGTATATGACAGTCAGCCTACAAATATGAAGAATTAAGGGTAGCATTTACAATATCCTGTCTGTTACCTTTTGTAATGACCGGTAGAATTTGTCTAAAGTCCCTACCAAGTACAACTGTTTTACCTCCAAATGGCCAATCTAAATTAGATATATCTTCAAATTTAAGAATATCTCTTAAAGTTTTATCAGAGCTTCAAAACAATATATATGCATCATTGGTGCCTCATCCCAAATAATTAACTTTGTCTTCACTATCAAACTTGCAAGAGGGCTTCCCTGTTTTATATTACATGTTGAATCTTCAGTTG contains:
- the LOC124891161 gene encoding uncharacterized protein LOC124891161, which translates into the protein MKNCCLQKLDNLLKDSGRSFQNFPAMPKPTYNAEQLEVANKLILEELHYNKSSLSKEHEELMNKLTEEQRSMYDRIITTVKHNKGGFLFLYGHGGIGKTFIWRTLSSAIRSKGDIVLTVASSEIASLLLPGAVGDGMIGNSIDGIGKVSIPDDVLISDCEDPISAIVNSTYPDFYSHCSDVTYLQKRAILAPTLDMVESINEHMILLNQSEVTTFFNSDTICLSEETFTGLEQVHTPEFLITIKCSGIPNHAITLKVGVPVMLLRNIDQSSELCN